The following coding sequences lie in one beta proteobacterium CB genomic window:
- a CDS encoding Ornithine carbamoyltransferase, which yields MQAKTLVESSTMTSLAKPQVPGQVKHYLQFADLTREEYDYLLKRSAWLKTKFKSYETWHPLHDRTLAMIFEKHSTRTRLSFEAGIHQLGGHAVYLNTRDTQLGRGEPVEDAAQVISRMTDIIMIRTFGQEIIERFAANSRVPVINGLTNEYHPCQVLADIFTFVEARGPIQGKTVAWVGDANNMAYTWIQAAECLDFQIRFSAPGGYQLDSAMLTEKALKHLTVCADPKDACKGADLVTTDVWTSMGYEDENTSRMTAFKDWMVDEELMSLAKPDALFMHCLPAHRGEEVSAEVIDGPQSIVWEEAENRLHVQKALMEYLLCGRLD from the coding sequence ATGCAAGCTAAAACTTTAGTAGAAAGCTCAACAATGACATCTTTGGCAAAGCCTCAAGTGCCTGGCCAGGTTAAGCATTACTTGCAGTTTGCTGACCTGACACGCGAAGAGTATGACTATCTCCTGAAACGCTCTGCTTGGCTCAAGACCAAATTCAAGAGTTATGAGACTTGGCACCCTTTGCACGATCGCACTTTGGCCATGATCTTCGAGAAGCATTCGACTCGCACTCGCCTTTCCTTTGAGGCGGGCATACACCAGCTTGGCGGTCATGCCGTATACCTCAACACTAGAGATACCCAGTTGGGTCGTGGCGAGCCTGTAGAGGACGCTGCACAGGTTATTTCTAGAATGACTGACATCATCATGATCCGCACCTTTGGCCAAGAGATTATTGAGCGCTTTGCCGCTAATTCTCGTGTGCCAGTGATCAATGGTTTGACCAATGAATACCATCCTTGCCAAGTATTGGCGGATATCTTCACTTTCGTAGAGGCGCGCGGTCCGATCCAGGGCAAAACTGTTGCTTGGGTGGGTGATGCCAACAATATGGCCTACACCTGGATACAGGCTGCTGAGTGCTTGGATTTCCAAATTCGTTTTTCTGCGCCTGGCGGCTATCAATTAGATAGTGCCATGTTGACTGAGAAAGCGTTGAAACATTTAACGGTCTGCGCTGATCCAAAGGATGCTTGCAAGGGTGCTGACTTGGTTACTACTGATGTGTGGACCAGCATGGGTTATGAGGATGAGAATACTTCCCGTATGACTGCCTTTAAGGACTGGATGGTGGATGAAGAGTTGATGTCTTTGGCCAAGCCAGATGCCCTGTTCATGCATTGTTTGCCAGCGCATCGCGGTGAAGAGGTTTCTGCAGAAGTGATCGATGGCCCTCAAAGTATTGTTTGGGAAGAGGCTGAAAATCGTCTGCATGTTCAAAAGGCCTTGATGGAGTATTTACTCTGCGGCCGTTTGGATTGA
- the rpsT gene encoding ribosomal protein S20, translated as MANTAQARKRARQAVKQNEHNSSLRSKLRTSIKAVRKAIETGDKAAAAKVFAATQSTIDKIADKKIAHKNTASRQKSRLSAAIKAMAA; from the coding sequence ATGGCCAATACCGCACAAGCGCGTAAACGCGCACGGCAGGCAGTAAAACAGAATGAACACAACTCCAGTTTGCGTTCTAAGCTCCGCACTTCCATTAAGGCAGTTCGTAAAGCAATTGAAACTGGCGACAAAGCTGCTGCAGCCAAAGTGTTCGCAGCAACTCAATCAACAATCGACAAGATTGCTGACAAAAAGATTGCTCACAAAAATACTGCATCACGTCAGAAGTCACGTTTGTCTGCAGCTATCAAGGCAATGGCAGCGTAA
- a CDS encoding Integral membrane protein MviN — MNLLSAAAKVSSLTMLSRITGLLRETLIARSFGASEWTDAFNVAFRLPNLLRRLFAEGAFSQAFVPILGEISSKGDVKQSQILVNAVATLLFWALLLTVLLGVIGAPLLILAIATGFEGGPAYEASVVMTRIMFPYIGLISMVSLSAGILNTFGRFAIPAFTPVLLNLALIGSAIFLAPHLEQPIYALSIGVLLGGFLQLAIQVPALSRLGLLPRVGLLPGAIKSAINNPDARRVMKLMGPAVFAVSVAQISLIINTNIASRLQAGSVSWLSYADRLMEFPTALLGVALGTVLLPSLSKANAKNDLVHAGELLIWGLQLTFLLAAPCAIALFIFGEPLAAVLYHYGKFNALDVLMTQRALAAYGVGLIGLILVKILAPGFYSRQDIRTPVKIGLLVLVATQLANLVFVPWLGHAGLALSVGAGACLNAALLWVGLHRRGALPSSAWFKYLGQLLLALIPFAFLLYYAATAHDWIALQSTPWIRVGLLAAWLAAAAVVYFAALGLVGIRWQKFLRHAK; from the coding sequence ATGAATCTGCTTTCTGCTGCCGCCAAGGTCAGCTCCCTCACCATGCTCTCCAGGATCACCGGGCTCCTCCGGGAAACCCTGATTGCGCGTAGTTTTGGGGCTTCAGAGTGGACTGACGCCTTTAATGTGGCCTTCAGGCTCCCCAATTTACTGCGCAGACTCTTTGCTGAAGGGGCATTTTCCCAGGCATTTGTACCGATTTTGGGAGAAATCTCCAGCAAAGGGGATGTAAAACAGTCCCAAATCCTCGTAAATGCTGTTGCAACGCTCTTATTTTGGGCTTTGCTGCTCACAGTACTCCTTGGCGTCATCGGCGCGCCCCTGCTGATTCTGGCGATTGCTACTGGCTTTGAGGGTGGTCCAGCCTATGAGGCAAGCGTGGTCATGACCCGCATTATGTTTCCCTACATTGGGCTGATTTCAATGGTTTCCCTATCGGCTGGGATTCTCAACACCTTTGGCCGCTTTGCTATTCCAGCATTTACCCCTGTTTTGCTCAACTTAGCCCTCATCGGCAGCGCCATCTTTTTAGCGCCCCATCTTGAGCAGCCGATCTACGCCCTGAGCATCGGCGTACTCTTGGGCGGATTTTTGCAGCTTGCAATCCAAGTACCAGCACTTTCGCGCCTAGGCTTGTTACCGAGAGTTGGCCTTTTGCCAGGCGCAATCAAATCTGCCATCAACAACCCAGACGCAAGGCGCGTCATGAAATTAATGGGGCCTGCGGTGTTTGCAGTTTCAGTTGCCCAAATTTCACTCATCATCAACACCAACATTGCCTCTCGACTACAAGCGGGCAGCGTATCTTGGCTCTCCTATGCTGATCGCCTGATGGAGTTTCCAACAGCACTCTTGGGAGTTGCGCTTGGAACGGTCTTACTACCAAGCTTGAGTAAAGCAAATGCAAAAAATGATTTGGTGCACGCTGGCGAACTCTTAATCTGGGGCTTGCAGTTGACCTTTTTACTGGCAGCACCTTGCGCTATTGCGCTCTTTATCTTTGGCGAGCCACTGGCAGCAGTTCTGTATCACTACGGTAAATTCAATGCCTTAGATGTGTTGATGACACAGCGTGCCCTAGCCGCTTATGGTGTTGGACTCATCGGCCTCATTTTGGTGAAGATCTTGGCTCCTGGCTTCTACTCGCGCCAAGATATCCGCACACCAGTCAAGATTGGCCTGCTAGTCTTGGTGGCAACTCAATTAGCCAATTTGGTTTTTGTTCCCTGGCTTGGGCATGCTGGACTTGCACTCTCGGTTGGTGCTGGTGCCTGCCTCAATGCTGCACTACTGTGGGTAGGTCTGCATCGCCGTGGCGCCCTACCTAGCTCTGCATGGTTCAAATATTTGGGTCAACTCTTGCTCGCCCTAATTCCTTTTGCATTCCTCTTGTATTACGCCGCTACTGCGCATGATTGGATTGCACTGCAATCAACCCCCTGGATTCGTGTTGGATTACTGGCTGCCTGGCTAGCTGCTGCTGCAGTAGTTTATTTTGCAGCTTTAGGGCTTGTTGGCATCCGCTGGCAAAAATTCCTACGTCATGCAAAATAG
- a CDS encoding SNARE associated protein, with amino-acid sequence MEHDLIDTLLQLGDLLLHIDRHLDVVIQQYGYWAYGLLFAIVFAETGLVVAPFLPGDSLLFIAGAYCATEHFNLWTLCIGLLIAAIAGNTVNYFIGRWIGERIFSSQSRWIDQAALRKTHSFYEKHGGKTIIVARFLPIIRTFAPFVAGVSAMNFSRFQLFNVTGALLWVFGLVIAGYFFGNIPIIRQNLNVIVLIGIGAAAIPIVLAALYKIFQRKKK; translated from the coding sequence ATGGAGCACGATTTGATCGATACCTTATTGCAGTTAGGCGACCTACTATTGCACATTGATCGTCATTTAGACGTGGTGATTCAGCAATACGGCTACTGGGCTTATGGTTTACTCTTCGCCATCGTGTTTGCGGAAACCGGATTAGTGGTTGCTCCGTTTTTGCCGGGCGACTCATTGCTGTTTATTGCGGGAGCCTATTGCGCTACCGAGCATTTCAACTTGTGGACGCTTTGTATTGGTTTATTGATCGCCGCGATTGCTGGCAATACCGTGAATTACTTTATCGGCCGCTGGATCGGCGAAAGAATTTTCAGCAGTCAATCACGCTGGATTGATCAGGCAGCCTTGCGTAAGACACATTCTTTTTATGAGAAGCATGGTGGTAAAACAATCATCGTGGCGCGCTTTTTGCCGATCATTCGTACCTTTGCCCCTTTTGTTGCCGGCGTCTCAGCAATGAATTTTTCGCGCTTCCAGTTATTTAACGTGACTGGTGCGCTATTGTGGGTCTTTGGTTTGGTGATTGCTGGCTACTTCTTTGGCAACATTCCGATCATTCGTCAAAACCTCAATGTGATCGTGTTGATTGGTATTGGCGCTGCGGCTATTCCAATCGTACTGGCGGCTCTCTACAAAATATTTCAACGTAAAAAGAAATAA
- a CDS encoding tRNA delta(2)-isopentenylpyrophosphate transferase, with translation MQTELHIQPTHSSDQPPILCIVGPTGAGKTHLAMAVAEHAKSIGQTVELISMDSALVYRGLDIGSAKPSKAEQASVQHHLIDILEPTESYSAARFAKDAKRLCEEIRNRGNIPVVVGGTMLYWRAWAYGLSSLPPADPEIRARLDVQGKAIGWPAMHAELAKVDPITAARLQPNDSQRVQRALEVHEITGKPMSELLADSPSEDGREGSAIPEWIDLVSLEPSDRSRLHQNLERRFDEMLAGGLLEEVELLRKNPDLHADLPAIRSVGYRQVWEYLSGEVDQIEMRYKALAATRQLGKRQLTWLRAIAGRKTFDPFNPDELKAAIEYCQQSLKK, from the coding sequence ATGCAAACTGAACTTCACATTCAGCCTACGCATTCATCTGATCAGCCACCCATACTATGTATTGTTGGCCCTACAGGCGCAGGCAAAACCCATCTCGCAATGGCTGTTGCAGAGCATGCCAAATCCATTGGTCAAACCGTTGAACTAATCAGCATGGATTCTGCCTTGGTATATCGCGGACTGGATATTGGTAGCGCCAAACCAAGCAAAGCAGAGCAAGCGTCTGTTCAGCACCACCTGATTGATATCTTAGAACCCACTGAATCCTATTCTGCAGCGCGCTTCGCAAAGGATGCCAAGCGACTCTGTGAAGAAATTCGTAATCGTGGAAATATTCCTGTTGTTGTGGGCGGCACGATGCTGTATTGGCGAGCTTGGGCATACGGCCTCTCTTCCCTGCCCCCAGCAGATCCAGAGATTCGCGCCCGCCTAGATGTGCAAGGTAAAGCTATTGGCTGGCCTGCAATGCATGCCGAACTAGCTAAAGTTGACCCCATTACTGCCGCACGTTTACAGCCGAATGACTCTCAACGTGTGCAACGTGCTCTAGAGGTTCATGAGATTACTGGCAAACCGATGTCGGAACTTCTGGCTGATTCACCGAGCGAAGATGGTAGAGAAGGGTCAGCCATTCCAGAGTGGATTGATCTTGTATCACTAGAGCCAAGTGATCGTTCACGTTTGCATCAGAATCTAGAAAGACGATTTGATGAAATGCTTGCCGGAGGATTGCTAGAAGAAGTTGAACTGCTAAGAAAAAATCCAGACCTGCATGCTGACCTTCCAGCTATTCGCTCAGTAGGCTATCGACAAGTTTGGGAGTATTTATCAGGAGAGGTAGATCAAATCGAAATGCGCTACAAAGCTCTAGCAGCTACTCGACAGCTTGGTAAACGGCAATTGACTTGGTTGCGTGCGATCGCTGGAAGAAAAACATTTGACCCCTTTAATCCAGACGAGCTAAAAGCAGCCATCGAGTACTGCCAGCAAAGCCTAAAAAAATAG
- a CDS encoding Phosphoribosylformylglycinamidine cyclo-ligase, whose protein sequence is MNSSTNSSSKGLSYRDAGVDIDAGDDLVDRIKPLAKKTMREGVLAGIGGFGALFEVPKRYKEPVLVSGTDGVGTKLRLAFEWNRHDTIGQDLVAMSVNDILVQGAEPLFFLDYFACGKLTVDTAATVVGGIAKGCELSGCALIGGETAEMPGMYPPGEYDLAGFAVGAVEKSKIITGATIAPGDAVLAIASSGAHSNGYSLVRKIIERAGAKPSDDLGGRPLGDVVMAPTQIYVKPLLKLINEMNVKGMAHITGGGLVDNVPRVLPENTQAVLHRDSWQMPELFRWLQMKGGVADAEMVRVFNCGIGMVVIVSADQADTAIQSLKAEGLHAWTVGEVVERPAGAPQTIVI, encoded by the coding sequence ATGAACTCATCTACCAATTCTTCCTCTAAAGGCCTTTCCTACCGTGATGCTGGTGTCGATATCGACGCTGGAGATGATTTGGTAGATCGTATTAAGCCTTTGGCTAAGAAAACCATGCGCGAAGGCGTATTGGCTGGGATTGGAGGCTTTGGCGCCCTGTTTGAGGTGCCAAAGCGCTACAAAGAGCCAGTATTGGTATCTGGTACGGATGGCGTTGGTACAAAACTCAGATTAGCTTTTGAGTGGAATCGTCACGATACGATTGGCCAAGATTTAGTAGCAATGAGCGTGAACGATATTTTGGTGCAGGGTGCTGAACCCCTCTTTTTCTTGGATTACTTTGCTTGTGGCAAGCTTACTGTAGATACTGCGGCAACTGTAGTTGGCGGGATTGCTAAAGGTTGTGAGTTATCTGGTTGTGCACTCATTGGTGGTGAAACCGCTGAGATGCCTGGTATGTATCCTCCAGGCGAATACGACTTAGCTGGCTTTGCTGTTGGTGCAGTTGAAAAATCGAAAATTATTACGGGTGCCACGATTGCTCCGGGTGATGCTGTTTTAGCAATCGCTTCAAGCGGCGCCCATTCCAATGGTTATTCATTGGTTCGTAAAATCATTGAGCGTGCCGGTGCAAAGCCAAGCGATGATTTAGGTGGCCGTCCTTTGGGTGATGTTGTGATGGCTCCTACACAAATTTATGTGAAGCCACTGTTAAAGCTGATCAACGAAATGAATGTGAAGGGCATGGCTCATATTACTGGTGGCGGTTTAGTGGATAACGTGCCTCGTGTGCTTCCAGAAAATACACAAGCTGTCTTACATCGCGATAGTTGGCAAATGCCAGAGCTCTTCCGCTGGTTGCAGATGAAGGGCGGCGTTGCTGATGCAGAAATGGTGCGCGTATTTAATTGCGGTATTGGTATGGTGGTGATTGTGTCCGCTGATCAAGCAGATACTGCAATTCAATCGCTTAAGGCAGAAGGTTTACATGCGTGGACTGTTGGTGAGGTTGTAGAGCGTCCTGCTGGCGCACCGCAAACAATCGTTATTTAA
- a CDS encoding chromosomal replication initiator, DnaA produces MNSSSLPKQFALDIGHTPKPSLSNFLAGENLALHSALLALAKSWEIHAPREAGENPLNQRWIYWWGPAGSGRTHLLSAISDAAQQLGLKHFPLTPNEPISWVRLEESLSALCTSDTPSVITVDDVDRLDERLVASLFRILNAIQGSKAVHIFMAGNAAPSALKLREDLRTRLGWGLVFQTHLLGDDEKIEALQQAAQARGLVLSPDVLPWLLNRFYRDMPNLMALIDALDAYSLETKRAVTLPLVRELLQPK; encoded by the coding sequence ATGAATAGCTCCTCACTCCCAAAACAATTTGCGCTCGACATTGGCCATACGCCTAAACCCAGCTTAAGTAATTTTTTAGCCGGAGAAAATCTAGCACTGCACTCTGCCTTGTTGGCTTTAGCTAAATCCTGGGAAATACATGCCCCGAGAGAAGCAGGCGAGAATCCACTGAATCAACGCTGGATCTATTGGTGGGGACCAGCAGGTTCTGGTCGCACCCATTTACTCAGCGCCATTAGCGATGCCGCTCAGCAACTGGGGCTAAAACACTTTCCCCTCACCCCAAATGAGCCCATTTCTTGGGTACGCCTAGAGGAAAGCCTCTCCGCCCTATGCACGAGCGATACACCGTCGGTCATTACGGTTGATGATGTAGATCGACTCGATGAGCGCTTAGTAGCCTCCTTATTTCGTATTCTGAATGCCATTCAGGGTAGCAAGGCAGTCCATATTTTCATGGCAGGCAATGCCGCTCCTAGTGCCTTAAAGCTCAGAGAAGACCTTCGCACACGCCTGGGATGGGGTTTGGTCTTTCAAACTCACCTTTTGGGCGATGATGAGAAAATAGAAGCATTACAACAAGCAGCGCAAGCGCGTGGCTTGGTTTTATCGCCAGATGTATTGCCTTGGTTGTTAAATCGCTTTTATCGCGATATGCCTAACCTGATGGCCTTGATTGATGCTTTGGATGCTTATTCACTAGAAACAAAACGTGCTGTCACTTTGCCTCTTGTAAGAGAGCTCTTGCAGCCAAAATAA
- a CDS encoding HAD-superfamily subfamily IB hydrolase, TIGR01490: MTQLALFDLDHTLLPCDSDYEWGQFLARIGVVDSKYYAQQNERFYQDYKDGKLNIQEFLRFALKPLSEHSRAQLKEWHDAFMKEVITGQLRQQAIDLVKRHQDAGDLCCVVTATNSFVTRPIVESFGIEHLVATEPATVGDNPLANFTGEVKGIPSFREGKIQRVHDWLSTQKLALDQLPQSYFYSDSMNDLPLLEKVSNPIATNPDARLRDEASKRHWPILELFA; this comes from the coding sequence ATGACCCAATTAGCACTGTTCGACTTAGATCACACTCTTCTCCCCTGCGATAGCGATTACGAATGGGGCCAGTTTTTGGCACGTATTGGCGTAGTGGATAGCAAATACTATGCGCAGCAAAATGAACGCTTCTATCAAGATTACAAAGATGGCAAGCTCAATATCCAGGAGTTTTTGCGCTTTGCTTTGAAGCCGCTTTCGGAGCATTCTCGCGCTCAACTCAAAGAGTGGCATGACGCTTTTATGAAGGAGGTGATTACTGGTCAACTCCGTCAACAGGCAATTGATCTCGTCAAGCGACACCAAGATGCCGGCGATCTTTGCTGCGTTGTTACTGCAACCAACAGCTTTGTGACCAGACCCATCGTGGAAAGTTTTGGCATCGAGCATTTAGTGGCTACTGAACCCGCTACTGTGGGAGATAACCCTCTTGCCAACTTCACGGGTGAAGTCAAAGGTATTCCGAGTTTTCGAGAAGGGAAAATTCAACGCGTACATGATTGGCTCTCTACTCAAAAGCTCGCATTAGATCAATTGCCACAAAGTTATTTTTATTCAGACTCTATGAACGATTTACCTCTCCTGGAAAAAGTCAGCAATCCTATTGCTACCAATCCGGACGCTCGCCTACGTGATGAAGCCTCAAAACGTCACTGGCCCATACTTGAACTGTTTGCATGA
- a CDS encoding Poly(A) polymerase, producing MITKFIKRILRRDPMVRHTAAHTSGAPKRIPKKSHRIDPHLLSKNAVKVTQTLQQAGYDAFIVGGAVRDLALGIGPKDFDVATNATPEQVQKLFRKARLIGRRFQIVHVTFFGKGQPEIIEVSTFRALLENAGEHVAENGRILRDNVWGSQHEDAARRDFSINAMYYDPATETVLDYHGGMADMQKKTLRMIGDPAKRYREDPIRMLRAIRFAAKTGFTLDTATRAPIAKLGKLIHDVPSARLFDEILKLLMSGYSWAAIQGLKDAGLHHGLLPLLDHILDQSADSKEANDFVRIALANTDQRIQSGKSVSAGFLFATLLWPDLLGNWKKNIAKGISNIPALHDAMDETIASQSNGMVIQRRFESDVREIWSMQPRFEKRVGRYPYRLIESPRFRAGYDFMLLRCATGEKNPVLGEWWTSFIASDPAGQEALMASVKNETGNSAAPAKRRRRRKAKSAAPTEGAAD from the coding sequence ATGATTACCAAATTTATTAAACGCATTTTGCGTCGTGACCCCATGGTCCGACATACTGCAGCCCATACCTCTGGCGCACCAAAACGTATTCCTAAAAAATCACACCGCATTGACCCGCATTTGCTTTCTAAAAATGCCGTGAAGGTCACCCAGACCTTGCAGCAGGCTGGCTATGATGCTTTTATTGTCGGTGGCGCAGTTCGAGATTTAGCCTTAGGCATTGGTCCCAAGGATTTTGATGTAGCAACCAATGCCACACCAGAGCAAGTACAAAAACTATTCCGCAAAGCTCGCCTGATTGGTCGTCGCTTTCAGATTGTGCATGTGACTTTCTTTGGCAAAGGCCAACCTGAAATCATTGAAGTATCGACCTTCAGAGCCTTATTAGAGAACGCCGGTGAGCATGTGGCTGAGAATGGCCGCATTCTGCGTGACAACGTTTGGGGCAGTCAGCATGAAGATGCCGCACGCAGAGATTTCAGTATCAATGCGATGTACTACGACCCCGCTACCGAGACTGTTCTCGACTATCACGGCGGCATGGCTGATATGCAGAAGAAAACTCTGCGCATGATTGGTGATCCTGCTAAGCGCTATCGCGAAGATCCTATCCGAATGCTGCGCGCTATTCGTTTTGCCGCTAAAACAGGGTTTACTTTAGATACCGCAACACGTGCGCCTATCGCCAAATTGGGCAAGCTGATTCATGATGTTCCATCGGCTCGCCTGTTTGATGAAATCCTCAAGCTACTCATGTCCGGTTATTCATGGGCTGCGATTCAAGGCCTGAAAGATGCAGGACTGCACCACGGCCTTCTACCTTTACTTGATCACATCTTGGATCAAAGTGCAGACTCTAAAGAAGCAAATGATTTTGTTCGCATTGCCCTCGCCAATACCGATCAACGCATTCAATCGGGCAAAAGCGTGTCAGCTGGCTTCTTGTTTGCGACTTTGCTCTGGCCAGACCTCCTAGGTAACTGGAAAAAGAATATCGCTAAAGGAATTTCCAACATTCCCGCACTCCATGATGCAATGGATGAGACCATTGCTAGCCAAAGTAACGGCATGGTGATCCAGCGCCGCTTTGAAAGTGATGTGCGAGAAATCTGGTCTATGCAACCCCGCTTTGAAAAGCGTGTCGGACGCTACCCTTATCGCCTCATTGAATCCCCCCGCTTTAGAGCGGGTTATGACTTTATGCTCTTGCGCTGTGCCACAGGAGAAAAAAACCCGGTACTAGGCGAGTGGTGGACCAGTTTCATTGCAAGCGATCCAGCAGGGCAGGAAGCCTTGATGGCTAGTGTCAAAAACGAGACTGGTAATAGCGCCGCCCCTGCAAAACGCCGGCGCCGCAGAAAGGCCAAATCAGCCGCGCCCACTGAAGGTGCAGCAGACTAA
- a CDS encoding 2-amino-4-hydroxy-6-hydroxymethyldihydropteridine pyrophosphokinase, with protein MARAFIGFGGNIGDTRQLITDAIVCLAQRCELQILAKSCFYQSAPFQATGGDYINAVIEIETQLSPYGLLHVCQAVEQEFGRERPYANAPRTIDLDILAFEGVSQTDTELTIPHPRIIERSFVLLPLLEIAPDFFLPNWGELKAYLPNVADQRIEKLACRNCNCGEQNVYSQSSH; from the coding sequence ATGGCTCGAGCTTTTATTGGATTTGGTGGCAATATCGGTGACACACGTCAGCTCATTACGGATGCGATCGTGTGCCTTGCGCAGCGCTGTGAACTCCAAATCCTGGCCAAAAGCTGTTTCTACCAAAGCGCACCCTTTCAAGCCACTGGTGGCGACTATATCAATGCCGTAATTGAAATTGAAACGCAATTAAGTCCCTACGGCTTATTGCATGTCTGCCAAGCGGTTGAGCAAGAGTTTGGCCGTGAGCGCCCTTACGCTAATGCACCCCGCACGATTGATTTGGACATTCTGGCATTCGAAGGCGTATCCCAAACAGATACTGAACTCACCATTCCCCACCCCCGAATCATTGAGCGCTCTTTTGTCCTACTGCCTTTACTAGAAATTGCTCCAGATTTCTTTTTACCCAACTGGGGTGAATTGAAGGCCTATTTACCCAATGTGGCTGATCAGCGCATTGAAAAACTCGCTTGCCGGAACTGTAATTGCGGTGAACAAAACGTTTATAGCCAATCATCGCATTAA
- a CDS encoding 3-methyl-2-oxobutanoate hydroxymethyltransferase → MGYLQGEKPITISKLLSMRAEGEKISMLTAYDSTMSALLNRCGVETILIGDSLGNVIQGHSSTTPVTVEQVAYHTECVARANSHAFIIADLPFASYGDPAQALDSAAKLMRAGADMVKLEGGDWQIDIIQYLVERSVPVCAHLGLLPQSVHILGGYKVQGKSKDAASLMLEQAIACEQAGAQMIVLEAIPSSLGKLITESLSIPTIGIGAGADCSGQVLVLQDMLGISPGKPPKFVKNFLDGHASIEVAVKAYVREVKSGKFPGPEHGFAG, encoded by the coding sequence ATGGGTTACTTGCAAGGCGAAAAGCCAATTACGATTTCTAAACTCCTCTCCATGCGTGCTGAGGGTGAAAAAATTTCTATGCTGACGGCATACGATTCAACTATGTCAGCCTTGTTAAATCGCTGCGGGGTTGAAACTATCCTCATCGGGGACTCCTTAGGTAATGTGATCCAAGGGCACTCGAGCACCACACCAGTTACTGTTGAGCAGGTGGCATATCACACCGAATGCGTAGCCCGCGCCAACTCTCATGCGTTCATCATTGCCGATCTTCCTTTTGCCAGCTATGGTGATCCTGCTCAAGCATTAGATTCAGCAGCAAAGCTGATGCGTGCTGGTGCTGATATGGTGAAGCTTGAAGGCGGTGACTGGCAAATCGACATCATTCAGTATTTAGTGGAACGCAGCGTTCCAGTTTGTGCGCACCTAGGTTTGTTGCCTCAGTCCGTTCATATTCTGGGTGGCTACAAGGTCCAAGGCAAATCAAAAGATGCTGCAAGCCTCATGCTTGAGCAAGCCATTGCTTGCGAGCAAGCTGGTGCACAAATGATTGTTCTCGAGGCAATTCCCTCTTCATTGGGCAAGCTCATTACCGAATCACTTTCAATCCCCACCATTGGAATTGGCGCAGGGGCAGATTGCTCTGGCCAAGTATTAGTACTACAAGATATGCTGGGCATTAGCCCTGGAAAACCACCGAAGTTTGTCAAAAACTTTTTGGATGGTCACGCCTCAATTGAGGTGGCAGTCAAAGCCTATGTTCGAGAAGTGAAATCCGGAAAATTCCCCGGACCCGAACATGGCTTTGCTGGATAA